One window of Quercus robur chromosome 5, dhQueRobu3.1, whole genome shotgun sequence genomic DNA carries:
- the LOC126728439 gene encoding uncharacterized protein LOC126728439 — MWDKGEGGRIAQTLAEALQLPKDVHAFEDGSEESMGRRLEWHAIAAAQLAHIVAARARELDEENEREKGARESAVKTAKEKLKIAEAAEKKAAAAEKFRALAEKRNAELLTKQNEMEVKLAEAISLNTSNAEEIADLRAGLAAAEQKWYDVGFADAKNSAEVKNSIDKKVHHALNLNRIQVLAYIDDYA; from the exons atgtgggataagggcgagggcggccgtattgcccaaactttggctgaagctctccaacttcccaaGGACGTGCACGCTTTCgaggatgggtccgaggagtctatggggcgccggttagagtggcacgccattgcg gccgctcaactggctcacattgtggctgcccgggcacgggagcttgatgaggaaaacgagcgcgagaagggggcgcgggagtcagcagtgaagacggctaaggaaaagctgaagattgctgaggctgctgagaagaaggctgctgctgcAGAGAAGTTCCGAGCATTGGCCGAAAAAAGGAATGCAGAGCTCCTGACCAAGCAAAATGAGATGGAAGTCAAACTAGCCGAAGCCATCAGCCTTAACACTTCCAATGCCGAGGAGATAGCCgatctcagggcaggcttggcggccgcggaacAAAAGTGGTATGACGTAGGTTTTGCCGACGCCAAGAATTCCGCAGA AGTCAAAAACAGCatagacaaaaaagttcatcatgctcttaatcTTAATAGAATACAAGTTCTGGCTTACATCGATGAttacgcgtag